The following coding sequences lie in one Spinacia oleracea cultivar Varoflay chromosome 1, BTI_SOV_V1, whole genome shotgun sequence genomic window:
- the LOC110778027 gene encoding glycine dehydrogenase (decarboxylating), mitochondrial has product MERARRVASRAMLRRLHHHHRPNNNHSKVVDSISSARYVSTMAPPPPSSFSRQNNELANVGFGRLPQTRSISVEALKPSDTFARRHNSITPDEEIKMAKFCGFENTNALIDATVPKSIRIQSMKFSKFDQGLTESQMIEHMKILASKNKVFKSFIGMGYYDTYVPPVILRNIMENPAWYTQYTPYQAEISQGRLESLLNYQTMITDLTGLPMSNASLLDEGTAAAEAMAMCNNILKGKRKTFLIASNCHPQTIDICKTRADGFDLKVVTKDLKDIDYSSGDVCGVLVQYPGTEGEVLDYGEFIKKAHASGVKVVMATDLLALTVLKPPGEFGADIVVGSAQRFGVPMGYGGPHAAFLATSQEYKRLMPGRIIGLSVDSSGKSALRMAMQTREQHIRRDKATSNICTAQALLANMSAMYCVYHGPEGLKTIGQRVHGLAGTLAAGLKKLGTVEVQGQSFFDTVKIKCADAKAIADEAMKHEMNLRVVDSSTVTVSFDETTTLEDVDKLFKVFAGGKAVPFTAASIAPEVENAIPASLVRESSYLTNPIFNSYHTEHELLRYLYRLQSKDLSLCHSMIPLGSCTMKLNATAEMMPVTWPEFTSIHPFAPTEQTQGYQEMFGDLGDLLCTITGFDSFSLQPNAGAAGEYAGLMVIRAYHMARGDHHRNVCIIPVSAHGTNPASAAMCGMKIVSVGTDAKGNINIEEVRKAAETHKDNLSALMVTYPSTHGVYEEGIDEICKIIHDNGGQVYMDGANMNAQVGLTSPGFIGADVCHLNLHKTFCIPHGGGGPGMGPIGVKKHLAPFLPSHPVVSTGGIPAPEKMEPLGTISAAPWGSALILPISYTYIAMMGSKGLTEASKQAILNANYMAKRLEDHYPVLFRGVNGTCAHEFIIDLRGFKNTAGIEAEDVAKRLMDYGFHGPTMSWPVPGTLMIEPTESESKAELDRFCDALISIRGEIAEIENGKADPHNNVLKGAPHPPSMLMADSWSKPYSRDYAAYPAPWLRSAKFWPTNARVDNVYGDRNLICTLQSANHYEEEKAATA; this is encoded by the exons ATGGAGCGTGCAAGGAGGGTGGCTAGCAGGGCTATGTTACGGCGGttgcaccaccaccaccgccccAACAACAACCACAGTAAGGTGGTTGATTCTATCTCCTCCGCAAGGTATGTCTCCACCATGGCACCACCGCCACCATCTAGTTTTTCCCGTCAAAATAATGAGTTAGCAAATGTGGGTTTTGGGAGATTACCTCAAACTCGATCCATTTCTGTAGAAGCATTGAAGCCAAGTGATACTTTTGCTAGGAGACATAACTCAATAACCCCAGATGAAGAAATAAAAATGGCAAAGTTTTGTGGGTTTGAAAATACTAATGCTTTAATTGATGCAACTGTGCCTAAATCAATTAGGATCCAATCTATGAAATTCTCAAAATTTGATCAGGGTTTAACTGAGTCTCAAATGATTGAGCATATGAAGATTTTGGCTTCAAAAAACAAGGTTTTTAAGTCATTTATTGGGATGGGTTACTATGATACTTATGTACCACCTGTGATTTTGAGGAATATAATGGAAAATCCTGCTTGGTATACTCAGTACACACCTTACCAAGCTGAGATTTCACAGGGTCGGTTAGAGTCCTTGTTGAATTACCAGACTATGATTACTGATCTTACTGGTTTACCCATGTCCAATGCCTCATTGCTTGACGAGGGTACTGCTGCAGCCGAGGCAATGGCTATGTGTAACAATATCTTAAAAGGGAAGAGGAAAACTTTTCTTATAGCAAGTAACTGTCATCCACAAACCATTGATATTTGTAAGACTAGAGCTGATGGTTTCGATCTTAAGGTCGTGACAAAGGATCTTAAAGATATTGATTACTCATCAGGGGATGTTTGTGGTGTTCTTGTTCAGTATCCTGGTACTGAGGGTGAGGTTTTAGACTATGGGGAGTTTATTAAGAAGGCACATGCTAGTGGGGTTAAGGTGGTTATGGCTACTGATCTTTTAGCATTGACGGTGTTGAAGCCACCGGGTGAATTTGGTGCTGATATTGTTGTTGGGTCTGCTCAAAGATTTGGTGTGCCTATGGGGTATGGAGGTCCTCATGCTGCTTTCTTGGCTACTTCTCAAGAGTACAAGAGGTTGATGCCAGGAAGAATTATCGGTCTTAGCGTTGATTCTTCTGGCAAGTCTGCTCTTCGTATGGCAATGCAAACAAGGGAGCAACATATTCGAAGAGATAAGGCTACTAGCAACATCTGTACTGCTCAG GCTTTGCTGGCCAATATGTCTGCGATGTATTGTGTCTACCATGGACCTGAAGGTCTTAAGACCATCGGCCAAAGGGTGCATGGTCTTGCTGGCACACTTGCAGCTGGGTTGAAAAAACTCGGGACAGTTGAAGTTCAGGGTCAGTCTTTCTTCGACACAGTGAAGATCAAGTGCGCAGATGCCAAAGCAATAGCTGATGAAGCTATGAAGCATGAGATGAATTTGCGTGTTGTGGACAGCAGCACT GTCACTGTTTCTTTTGACGAAACAACAACTTTGGAAGATGTTGATAAACTCTTCAAAGTTTTTGCTGGTGGCAAGGCT GTGCCATTTACTGCTGCATCTATTGCTCCAGAAGTCGAGAATGcaatccctgcttcccttgtgAGGGAGAGCTCATATTTGACTAACCCTATTTTTAACTC ATACCACACGGAGCATGAGCTGCTGAGATACCTTTATAGGTTACAGTCAAAGGATCTGTCACTATGCCACAGTATGATTCCACTTGGATCTTGTACAATGAAGTTGAATGCCACAGCTGAAATGATGCCAGTTACATGGCCAGAATTCACAAGTATTCATCCTTTTGCCCCAACAGAACAAACTCAGGGTTACCAG GAAATGTTCGGAGATTTGGGTGATTTGTTGTGTACCATTACTGGATTCGATTCTTTCTCTCTGCAACCCAATGCTGGTGCGGCTGGAGAGTATGCTGGGTTGATGGTTATTCGAGCTTACCATATG GCAAGGGGAGATCATCATCGTAATGTGTGCATCATACCTGTCTCTGCTCATGGAACAAATCCTGCGAGTGCAGCTATGTGCGGTATGAAAATTGTCTCCGTTGGAACTGATGCTAAGGGAAATATTAACATTGAAGAAGTGAGAAAAGCTGCTGAAACACACAAGGACAACTTGTCTGCTCTTATG GTTACTTATCCATCAACTCACGGTGTCTATGAAGAAGGAATTGATGAAATCTGCAAGATTATTCACGACAATGGCGGTCAAGTATACATGGATGGTGCCAACATGAATGCACAG GTTGGTCTCACAAGCCCAGGATTCATTGGAGCAGATGTTTGTCATCTCAACTTGCACAAAACATTTTGCATCCCACATGGTGGAGGTGGTCCGGGTATGGGCCCCATTGGTGTGAAGAAACATTTGGCACCATTTTTGCCATCGCACCCTGTG GTGTCAACTGGTGGAATTCCAGCCCCAGAAAAGATGGAGCCCCTAGGTACGATATCTGCTGCACCCTGGGGATCTGCTCTAATTCTACCAATTTCATACACATATATTGCTATGATGGGCTCAAAAGGCCTTACTGAAGCATCTAAGCAAGCTATCTTGAACGCGAACTACATGGCTAAGCGCTTGGAG GACCATTACCCAGTTCTTTTCCGTGGTGTCAATGGAACATGTGCTCATGAATTTATCATTGATTTGAGAGGCTTCAAG AACACTGCTGGAATAGAGGCTGAGGATGTTGCCAAGCGTCTTATGGACTATGGATTCCATGGCCCAACAATGTCATGGCCAGTTCCTGGCACACTCATGATTGAACCAACTGAAAGTGAAAGCAAG GCGGAGTTAGACAGGTTTTGTGATGCGCTAATTTCCATCAGAGGAGAAATTGCAGAGATTGAGAATGGAAAAGCTGATCCCCACAACAACGTGCTCAAG GGAGCACCACATCCACCCTCCATGCTGATGGCAGATTCATGGAGCAAGCCATACTCCCGGGACTATGCTGCTTACCCTGCTCCCTGGTTGCGCTCTGCCAAGTTTTGGCCTACTAATG CACGTGTGGACAACGTTTATGGTGATCGGAACTTGATCTGCACCCTTCAATCAGCAAATCACTATGAAGAAGAGAAGGCCGCTACTGCTTAA